The region ATAGTGCCATCATTCAACGCAAATTACCACCTAAACTAACAGATATAGGTATATTTACGACTCCTTGCTCTATAGGTTAATTAAAAATTGGCCAGACACTCTGTGATTTAGGGGCTAGCATCAATTTGATGTTGTCTATGATGAAGAAATTAAATTGTTGGGAGCCAAAACCTACAAAAATGACTTTGACTCTGGCCGACCGATTTGTCACTTATTCTGACAGAGTACTGGAGGGAGTATTGGTAAAGGTTGATAATTTACTGTTTCCCATTGATCTTTTCATTTTGGATATGTCGGAAGATGCTGAAACACCATTATTCTTAGGAAGACCTTTCCTTGCAACAGACAGAGCTTTAATTGATGTGGAAAGAGGATAATTGATCCTCTAGTTTAATAAAGAGCAGGTAATATTTAATGTGTTTAAAGCCATGAGACATGCTCATGAGGATTTGCAATGCTACCAAATTTATTTGATTTACAAATTGATAGAAAATGTTTTGAAAGAAGAAAAAGTTTTTGTATAATCTATCGAGGAAACAGGTGAAGATGACAATGATGTTGAGGTAAATGAGTTGGTACTATAATTGCAAGAGCTTACCTGGATCGTGCTTATAAAACTTTTAAAGAATTAGGAGGAAGTAGTGAGGATAAACCGACGGAACCCGAACTAAAAGAACTACCTTAGTACCAAACTGGAGGAAGAATTTAAACCGGTTGTTCAACCTTAACAACGCTTAAATCAagcaatgaaagaagtggtaagaAAAGAAGTCCTTGAGTTACTTAAAGAAGGTATGATTTATCTTATTTCTGATAGTTCGTGGGTATGTCAAGTGCATGTAGTTCCAAAAAAAGGGGCACCACTATTATTCGTAatgaaaaaaattaattaatCCCAACTCGTATTGTtacgggatggagaatgtgtattgattatcgcAAGTTAAATCTAGCCACATGGAAGGATCattttccatttccatttttggaCCAAATGCTTGAAAGCTTAACCAGACAAGCCTACTATTGTTTCTGGATGGATATTCGGGATACAACCAAATTGCGGTAGATCCTACTGATAAAGAGAAAACTGCATTCACATGCCCATTCGGAGTATTTGTGTATCGAAGGATGCCTTTCGGACTATGTAATGCGCCATCAACATTCCAAAGGTGCAAGCTTTCTATTTTTTCTGACATGGTTGAAAACTCAATAgaggtatttatggatgatttttctgtttatAGTAAATTATTTGATTGTTGTCTTGATCGATTGAATAATGTCCTTAGGAGATGTACCGAGACAAACTTGGTGTTAAATTGGGAAATTTTCATTTTATGGTAACTGAAGGCATTGTTCTTGGCCACAAAGTCTCTGCTAAAGGCATAGAGGTCGATCAAGCAAAAAATTAAGTGATAGAAAAACTTTCACCTTCGGTAAATGTTAAAGGAGTAAGGATTTTTCTaggtcatgcaggtttttacaggagattcattaaagacttttcaaaattttcaaaaccCTTATGTAATCTCCTGATCAAAGAAAATGTATTCGACTTTGACAAATTATGCCTACACTATTTTTCtatcataaaaaataaattgacTACCGCTCCGGTAATTGTGTCCCCGAATTGGGAGCTTccttttgaaatcatgtgtgatgccagtgattatgtTGTTGGCACAATACTTGGTCAAATGCACACAAATATTTTCCATGCAATTTACTATGCCAATAAGGTTTTAAATGATAATCAAGTTAACTACACCACCATTAAAAGAGAATTGCTAGCAATAGTATTTGCTTTGGAAAATTTCCGCCCTTATTTAATTGGTTcaaaggttattgtttttatagATCATGCAACTTTGAAGTATTTATTCAATAAAAGTGACTCCAAACCAAGATTGCTAAGATGGGTGCTTTTGTTGCAAGAATTTTATATGGAAATTAAAGACAAGAAAGGAATAGAAAATATGGTGGCAAATCACCTCTCCAGGTTAGAAAATGTTGAACTGACAAAAAATAAGCAAGGTATTACATAGACATTCCCAGACGAGCAGTTGATGGCAATTAGTGAAATATTGTGGTTTGCGGACATTGAAAATTATAAGGCGACAAATGCAGTGCCATAAGAATACACTTGGAAACAAATGAAACACTTCTATAAAGAGGCAATTTTTTATCTGTGGGGTAATCCATACTTCTTTAAGAGAAGTCCTTATGGTTTACTTCGTAGGTGTGTTATAGGTAAAGAAGCGGATAACATTATATGGCATTGTCATAGCTCAACATATGGGGGACACCATAGTGGAGAGAGAACTGCAACTAAGATACCACAAATGGGTTTTGGTGACCTACTTTATTTAATGATTGTAAATTATATGTGTCTATATGCCCTGAATAGAACAAAACGGGTAACATCTCAAAATGAGATGAGATGCCTTTAAATACTAAGCTTGAAGTGGAACCATTTGATTGTTTGGGAATTGATTTCATGAGTCTATTTCCCCAATCAAATATGTATCTTTATATTCTTATATGTGTTGATTTTGTTACTAAATGGATGAAGGCAATTGCTTGCAGTGCTAATGATGCCTGAACTGTTACTAATTTTTTGGAAAAGAATATTTTTTCCAAGTTCGGTGTACCCATGGTATTGATCAATGATGGAGGGACACATTTTTGCAATAGGTATTTCAAAAGACTGTTGGGAAAATATAATGTTAAACATCAGGTGTCAACACCATATCATTCTCAGACTTGTGGTCAAGTTGAAGTATTGAACAGACAACCAAAGTAAATTCTGGAGAAAAATATGGCAGCGTCACGAAAGGATTGGTCAACAAAATTGGATGACACCCTATGGGTATACATAACAGCTTTCAAAAAACATTTGGGTTTCTCTCTGTATCAACTGGTGTATGGGAAAGCATGTCATCTCCCTttcgaattggagcacaaagcatATTGGGCGGAAAAATTCCTAAATTTTGACAAAAAAGTTGGTTGGGAGGAAGAGATTATTGAAATTGGATAAATTGGAGGAGATGCGATTGTCCGCGTATGAAAATGCATTAATTTATAAGGAAAGGACCAAAAGATATCATGACAAGAAGCTTGTAAGGCGGAACTTTCAAGTAGGCTAACAAGTATTACTGTTTAATTCACATTTGAGATTATTTCCAAGAAAGCTGAAGTCCAAGTGGTCAGGACCGTTTGTGGTTACCGAAGTTTGTCAGAGTGGTGTTATTGAAATTCAGGATCCCGGTGATATGAGGAGATTTAAAGTGAATGGAC is a window of Lathyrus oleraceus cultivar Zhongwan6 chromosome 6, CAAS_Psat_ZW6_1.0, whole genome shotgun sequence DNA encoding:
- the LOC127093773 gene encoding uncharacterized protein LOC127093773, with the protein product MEMLTALQFNIPFCDALEKMHVYAKFMKEILNGKHKLKDDENLALTEEYSAIIQRKLPPKLTDIGASINLMLSMMKKLNCWEPKPTKMTLTLADRFVTYSDRVLEGVLVKVDNLLFPIDLFILDMSEDAETPLFLGRPFLATDRALIDVERG